The Mytilus trossulus isolate FHL-02 chromosome 3, PNRI_Mtr1.1.1.hap1, whole genome shotgun sequence genome contains a region encoding:
- the LOC134712411 gene encoding ATP-dependent RNA helicase DDX3X-like isoform X6 has product MSNAPNQNGQGLDQQFAGLGLGDNSRPSYNNYNNVPKYWPNQANRFQGPPPNYKEGGNRGAYQPPNFNRGGGGGGGYAMNGGPPQSYSQPNMGNDRGGYSSYNRGARGGYTAGYQGNQGGGYQGGQGGYNQGGFQGNQAGYTNYNNRGGGYQGQQGGGYGRGGGGDRMNRQGSAPPFSGGYAGGSSRWDALKDDSRQPYTENRGGYNTSFDGGRGGGANGAGGYQNYQRRDMGRGGGQSRDSGLQINNRWDNRTEYNSPEGGYPEATKDNWTVPLPRNDRLENELFGGNNSGINFDKYDDIPVEATGENVPKCVDTFEETTLGEIIRNNIVLTKYSKPTPVQKYSLPIVLHKRDLMACAQTGSGKTAAFLVPILNRVYENGPAEQAAQEGRQYGRRKQFPLALILAPTRELASQIYDEARKFAYRSRVRPCVVYGGADIGSQMRDLDKGCHLLVATPGRLVDMIERGKIGLDHCKFLVLDEADRMLDMGFEPQIRRIVEKDTMPSCGIRQTLMFSATFPKEIQILARDFLENYIFLAVGRVGSTSENITQKVVWVEEGEKRSFLLDLLNAAAGPESLTLVFVETKKGADALEDFLIREGYPATSIHGDRSQKEREEALASFRNGDRPIIVATAVAARGLDIPNVKHVVNFDLPSDIEEYVHRIGRTGRVGNLGLATSFFNEKNKNIIRDLMDLLVESHQEVPSWLESMGYDARPSGSSRRGASKRFGGAGFGSRDYRQQSKPKPQQTMGGYGNTMPAPVYNNYGGGSYGGSYGGSYSNNSGPDWWGN; this is encoded by the exons AAGGTGGAAACCGAGGTGCTTATCAGCCACCAAACTTTAACCGAGGAGGCGGTGGTGGTGGAGGATATGCTATGAATGGAGGACCTCCACAGAGCTATAGTCAACCAA ACATGGGAAATGATCGTGGTGGATATAGTTCTTACAATCGTGGAGCAAGAGGTGGTTACACAGCAGGATACCAGGGTAACCAAGGTGGAGGATACCAAGGAGGTCAAGGGGGTTATAACCAAGGTGGTTTCCAAGGAAACCAGGCAGGATACACCAACTATAACAATCGTGGTGGAGGTTATCAGGGCCAGCAAGGAGGAGG ATATGGCCGTGGAGGTGGTGGTGATAGAATGAACAGACAGGGCAGTGCACCACCTTTCTCTGGAGGATATGCAGGAGGCAGCTCCAGATGGGATGCTCTCAAAGACGACTCTCGTCAACCATACACTGAAAACCGTGGTGGATACAACACTAGCTTTGATGGTGGACGAGGAGGTGGAGCCAACGGAGCTGGTGGCTACCAAAACTACCAGCGACGTGATATGGGTAGAGGTGGAGGTCAGTCCCGTGACAGTGGCTTGCAGATAAATAACCGTTGGGACAACAGAACAGAATATAACAGTCCTGAAGGAGGTTACCCTGAAGCCACAAAGGACAACTGGACTGTTCCTCTTCCAAGAAATGACAGACTAgaaaa TGAATTGTTCGGTGGTAATAATAGTGGTATAAACTTTGACAAGTATGATGATATTCCTGTAGAAGCCACAGGAGAAAATGTACCAAAATGTGTAGATACT TTTGAGGAAACAACTTTGGGAGAAATTATTAGAAATAATATTGTACTGACAAAATACAGTAAACCTACACCTGTACAGAAATATTCTTTGCCTATTGTACTACACAAGAGAGATTTAATGGCTTGTGCACAAACAG GTTCTGGAAAGACTGCTGCCTTTTTAGTGCCAATTTTGAATCGTGTGTATGAGAATGGACCTGCTGAACAGGCTGCACAAGAG GGAAGACAGTATGGAAGAAGGAAACAATTTCCATTAGCTTTGATTTTGGCTCCAACCAGAGAGTTGGCCTCACAGATCTATGATGAAGCGAGAAAG TTTGCTTATCGTTCACGAGTTCGTCCCTGTGTAGTCTATGGAGGTGCTGATATAGGATCACAGATGAGAGATCTTGATAAAGGATGCCATCTCCTTGTGGCCACACCTGGTCGTCTTGTTGACATGATTGAAAGAGGAAAAATTGGTCTTGATCATTGCAA ATTTTTAGTTCTTGATGAGGCTGATAGGATGTTAGACATGGGATTTGAACCACAAATTAGAAGAATTGTTGAGAAAGATACTATGCCATCTTGTGGTATAAGACAAACACTTATGTTCAGCGCTACATTCCCCAAGGAAATTCAG ATTCTTGCCCGAGATTTCTTGGAAAACTACATTTTCTTGGCTGTTGGCAGAGTTGGAAGTACTAGTGAGAATATTACACAGAAAGTTGTGTGGGTAGAAGAAGGAGAAAAGAGGTCTTTCTTGTTGGACTTGTTGAATGCTGCAG CTGGTCCAGAATCATTGACATTAGTTTTTGTTGAAACCAAAAAGGGAGCAGATGCTCTAGAAGATTTCTTGATTCGTGAAGGTTACCCAGCAACCAGTATTCATGGAGATAGGTCACAGAAGGAGCGAGAAGAAGCATTGGCCAGCTTCAGAAATGGTGACCGACCAATTATTGTAGCCACTGCT GTGGCAGCAAGAGGATTGGATATTCCCAATGTGAAACATGTGGTTAACTTTGACCTTCCAAGTGATATTGAGGAATATGTTCACAGAATTGGTAGAACTGGCAGAGTAGGAAATCTTG GTTTGGCAACATCTTTCTTCAATGAGAAGAATAAGAACATTATTCGTGATTTAATGGATCTATTAGTAGAATCTCATCAGGAAGTGCCATCATGGTTAGAATCCATGGGATATGATGCTAGACCAAGTGGATCATCTAGACGAGGAGCATCTAAAAG ATTTGGTGGAGCTGGCTTTGGATCAAGAGATTATCGTCAACAGAGTAAACCAAAGCCTCAGCAGACCATGGGAGGATATGGCAATACTATGCCTGCTCCAGTTTACAATAATTATGGTGGTGGATCTTATGGCGGTTCATATGGTGGAAGCTACAGTAACAACTCTGGTCCAGACTGGTGGGGAAACTAA
- the LOC134712411 gene encoding ATP-dependent RNA helicase DDX3X-like isoform X8: MSNAPNQNGQGLDQQFAGLGLGDNSRPSYNNYNKGGNRGAYQPPNFNRGGGGGGGYAMNGGPPQSYSQPNMGNDRGGYSSYNRGARGGYTAGYQGNQGGGYQGGQGGYNQGGFQGNQAGYTNYNNRGGGYQGQQGGGYGRGGGGDRMNRQGSAPPFSGGYAGGSSRWDALKDDSRQPYTENRGGYNTSFDGGRGGGANGAGGYQNYQRRDMGRGGGQSRDSGLQINNRWDNRTEYNSPEGGYPEATKDNWTVPLPRNDRLENELFGGNNSGINFDKYDDIPVEATGENVPKCVDTFEETTLGEIIRNNIVLTKYSKPTPVQKYSLPIVLHKRDLMACAQTGSGKTAAFLVPILNRVYENGPAEQAAQEGRQYGRRKQFPLALILAPTRELASQIYDEARKFAYRSRVRPCVVYGGADIGSQMRDLDKGCHLLVATPGRLVDMIERGKIGLDHCKFLVLDEADRMLDMGFEPQIRRIVEKDTMPSCGIRQTLMFSATFPKEIQILARDFLENYIFLAVGRVGSTSENITQKVVWVEEGEKRSFLLDLLNAAAGPESLTLVFVETKKGADALEDFLIREGYPATSIHGDRSQKEREEALASFRNGDRPIIVATAVAARGLDIPNVKHVVNFDLPSDIEEYVHRIGRTGRVGNLGLATSFFNEKNKNIIRDLMDLLVESHQEVPSWLESMGYDARPSGSSRRGASKRFGGAGFGSRDYRQQSKPKPQQTMGGYGNTMPAPVYNNYGGGSYGGSYGGSYSNNSGPDWWGN, from the exons AAGGTGGAAACCGAGGTGCTTATCAGCCACCAAACTTTAACCGAGGAGGCGGTGGTGGTGGAGGATATGCTATGAATGGAGGACCTCCACAGAGCTATAGTCAACCAA ACATGGGAAATGATCGTGGTGGATATAGTTCTTACAATCGTGGAGCAAGAGGTGGTTACACAGCAGGATACCAGGGTAACCAAGGTGGAGGATACCAAGGAGGTCAAGGGGGTTATAACCAAGGTGGTTTCCAAGGAAACCAGGCAGGATACACCAACTATAACAATCGTGGTGGAGGTTATCAGGGCCAGCAAGGAGGAGG ATATGGCCGTGGAGGTGGTGGTGATAGAATGAACAGACAGGGCAGTGCACCACCTTTCTCTGGAGGATATGCAGGAGGCAGCTCCAGATGGGATGCTCTCAAAGACGACTCTCGTCAACCATACACTGAAAACCGTGGTGGATACAACACTAGCTTTGATGGTGGACGAGGAGGTGGAGCCAACGGAGCTGGTGGCTACCAAAACTACCAGCGACGTGATATGGGTAGAGGTGGAGGTCAGTCCCGTGACAGTGGCTTGCAGATAAATAACCGTTGGGACAACAGAACAGAATATAACAGTCCTGAAGGAGGTTACCCTGAAGCCACAAAGGACAACTGGACTGTTCCTCTTCCAAGAAATGACAGACTAgaaaa TGAATTGTTCGGTGGTAATAATAGTGGTATAAACTTTGACAAGTATGATGATATTCCTGTAGAAGCCACAGGAGAAAATGTACCAAAATGTGTAGATACT TTTGAGGAAACAACTTTGGGAGAAATTATTAGAAATAATATTGTACTGACAAAATACAGTAAACCTACACCTGTACAGAAATATTCTTTGCCTATTGTACTACACAAGAGAGATTTAATGGCTTGTGCACAAACAG GTTCTGGAAAGACTGCTGCCTTTTTAGTGCCAATTTTGAATCGTGTGTATGAGAATGGACCTGCTGAACAGGCTGCACAAGAG GGAAGACAGTATGGAAGAAGGAAACAATTTCCATTAGCTTTGATTTTGGCTCCAACCAGAGAGTTGGCCTCACAGATCTATGATGAAGCGAGAAAG TTTGCTTATCGTTCACGAGTTCGTCCCTGTGTAGTCTATGGAGGTGCTGATATAGGATCACAGATGAGAGATCTTGATAAAGGATGCCATCTCCTTGTGGCCACACCTGGTCGTCTTGTTGACATGATTGAAAGAGGAAAAATTGGTCTTGATCATTGCAA ATTTTTAGTTCTTGATGAGGCTGATAGGATGTTAGACATGGGATTTGAACCACAAATTAGAAGAATTGTTGAGAAAGATACTATGCCATCTTGTGGTATAAGACAAACACTTATGTTCAGCGCTACATTCCCCAAGGAAATTCAG ATTCTTGCCCGAGATTTCTTGGAAAACTACATTTTCTTGGCTGTTGGCAGAGTTGGAAGTACTAGTGAGAATATTACACAGAAAGTTGTGTGGGTAGAAGAAGGAGAAAAGAGGTCTTTCTTGTTGGACTTGTTGAATGCTGCAG CTGGTCCAGAATCATTGACATTAGTTTTTGTTGAAACCAAAAAGGGAGCAGATGCTCTAGAAGATTTCTTGATTCGTGAAGGTTACCCAGCAACCAGTATTCATGGAGATAGGTCACAGAAGGAGCGAGAAGAAGCATTGGCCAGCTTCAGAAATGGTGACCGACCAATTATTGTAGCCACTGCT GTGGCAGCAAGAGGATTGGATATTCCCAATGTGAAACATGTGGTTAACTTTGACCTTCCAAGTGATATTGAGGAATATGTTCACAGAATTGGTAGAACTGGCAGAGTAGGAAATCTTG GTTTGGCAACATCTTTCTTCAATGAGAAGAATAAGAACATTATTCGTGATTTAATGGATCTATTAGTAGAATCTCATCAGGAAGTGCCATCATGGTTAGAATCCATGGGATATGATGCTAGACCAAGTGGATCATCTAGACGAGGAGCATCTAAAAG ATTTGGTGGAGCTGGCTTTGGATCAAGAGATTATCGTCAACAGAGTAAACCAAAGCCTCAGCAGACCATGGGAGGATATGGCAATACTATGCCTGCTCCAGTTTACAATAATTATGGTGGTGGATCTTATGGCGGTTCATATGGTGGAAGCTACAGTAACAACTCTGGTCCAGACTGGTGGGGAAACTAA
- the LOC134712411 gene encoding ATP-dependent RNA helicase DDX3X-like isoform X7, with the protein MSNAPNQNGQGLDQQFAGLGLGDNSRPSYNNYNKGGNRGAYQPPNFNRGGGGGGGYAMNGGPPQSYSQPNGLEQKDSLTTKNGVDLETDMGNDRGGYSSYNRGARGGYTAGYQGNQGGGYQGGQGGYNQGGFQGNQAGYTNYNNRGGGYQGQQGGGYGRGGGGDRMNRQGSAPPFSGGYAGGSSRWDALKDDSRQPYTENRGGYNTSFDGGRGGGANGAGGYQNYQRRDMGRGGGQSRDSGLQINNRWDNRTEYNSPEGGYPEATKDNWTVPLPRNDRLENELFGGNNSGINFDKYDDIPVEATGENVPKCVDTFEETTLGEIIRNNIVLTKYSKPTPVQKYSLPIVLHKRDLMACAQTGSGKTAAFLVPILNRVYENGPAEQAAQEGRQYGRRKQFPLALILAPTRELASQIYDEARKFAYRSRVRPCVVYGGADIGSQMRDLDKGCHLLVATPGRLVDMIERGKIGLDHCKFLVLDEADRMLDMGFEPQIRRIVEKDTMPSCGIRQTLMFSATFPKEIQILARDFLENYIFLAVGRVGSTSENITQKVVWVEEGEKRSFLLDLLNAAAGPESLTLVFVETKKGADALEDFLIREGYPATSIHGDRSQKEREEALASFRNGDRPIIVATAVAARGLDIPNVKHVVNFDLPSDIEEYVHRIGRTGRVGNLGLATSFFNEKNKNIIRDLMDLLVESHQEVPSWLESMGYDARPSGSSRRGASKRFGGAGFGSRDYRQQSKPKPQQTMGGYGNTMPAPVYNNYGGGSYGGSYGGSYSNNSGPDWWGN; encoded by the exons AAGGTGGAAACCGAGGTGCTTATCAGCCACCAAACTTTAACCGAGGAGGCGGTGGTGGTGGAGGATATGCTATGAATGGAGGACCTCCACAGAGCTATAGTCAACCAA atGGACTTGAACAAAAGGACagtttaacaacaaaaaatggaGTGGATCTAGAAACAG ACATGGGAAATGATCGTGGTGGATATAGTTCTTACAATCGTGGAGCAAGAGGTGGTTACACAGCAGGATACCAGGGTAACCAAGGTGGAGGATACCAAGGAGGTCAAGGGGGTTATAACCAAGGTGGTTTCCAAGGAAACCAGGCAGGATACACCAACTATAACAATCGTGGTGGAGGTTATCAGGGCCAGCAAGGAGGAGG ATATGGCCGTGGAGGTGGTGGTGATAGAATGAACAGACAGGGCAGTGCACCACCTTTCTCTGGAGGATATGCAGGAGGCAGCTCCAGATGGGATGCTCTCAAAGACGACTCTCGTCAACCATACACTGAAAACCGTGGTGGATACAACACTAGCTTTGATGGTGGACGAGGAGGTGGAGCCAACGGAGCTGGTGGCTACCAAAACTACCAGCGACGTGATATGGGTAGAGGTGGAGGTCAGTCCCGTGACAGTGGCTTGCAGATAAATAACCGTTGGGACAACAGAACAGAATATAACAGTCCTGAAGGAGGTTACCCTGAAGCCACAAAGGACAACTGGACTGTTCCTCTTCCAAGAAATGACAGACTAgaaaa TGAATTGTTCGGTGGTAATAATAGTGGTATAAACTTTGACAAGTATGATGATATTCCTGTAGAAGCCACAGGAGAAAATGTACCAAAATGTGTAGATACT TTTGAGGAAACAACTTTGGGAGAAATTATTAGAAATAATATTGTACTGACAAAATACAGTAAACCTACACCTGTACAGAAATATTCTTTGCCTATTGTACTACACAAGAGAGATTTAATGGCTTGTGCACAAACAG GTTCTGGAAAGACTGCTGCCTTTTTAGTGCCAATTTTGAATCGTGTGTATGAGAATGGACCTGCTGAACAGGCTGCACAAGAG GGAAGACAGTATGGAAGAAGGAAACAATTTCCATTAGCTTTGATTTTGGCTCCAACCAGAGAGTTGGCCTCACAGATCTATGATGAAGCGAGAAAG TTTGCTTATCGTTCACGAGTTCGTCCCTGTGTAGTCTATGGAGGTGCTGATATAGGATCACAGATGAGAGATCTTGATAAAGGATGCCATCTCCTTGTGGCCACACCTGGTCGTCTTGTTGACATGATTGAAAGAGGAAAAATTGGTCTTGATCATTGCAA ATTTTTAGTTCTTGATGAGGCTGATAGGATGTTAGACATGGGATTTGAACCACAAATTAGAAGAATTGTTGAGAAAGATACTATGCCATCTTGTGGTATAAGACAAACACTTATGTTCAGCGCTACATTCCCCAAGGAAATTCAG ATTCTTGCCCGAGATTTCTTGGAAAACTACATTTTCTTGGCTGTTGGCAGAGTTGGAAGTACTAGTGAGAATATTACACAGAAAGTTGTGTGGGTAGAAGAAGGAGAAAAGAGGTCTTTCTTGTTGGACTTGTTGAATGCTGCAG CTGGTCCAGAATCATTGACATTAGTTTTTGTTGAAACCAAAAAGGGAGCAGATGCTCTAGAAGATTTCTTGATTCGTGAAGGTTACCCAGCAACCAGTATTCATGGAGATAGGTCACAGAAGGAGCGAGAAGAAGCATTGGCCAGCTTCAGAAATGGTGACCGACCAATTATTGTAGCCACTGCT GTGGCAGCAAGAGGATTGGATATTCCCAATGTGAAACATGTGGTTAACTTTGACCTTCCAAGTGATATTGAGGAATATGTTCACAGAATTGGTAGAACTGGCAGAGTAGGAAATCTTG GTTTGGCAACATCTTTCTTCAATGAGAAGAATAAGAACATTATTCGTGATTTAATGGATCTATTAGTAGAATCTCATCAGGAAGTGCCATCATGGTTAGAATCCATGGGATATGATGCTAGACCAAGTGGATCATCTAGACGAGGAGCATCTAAAAG ATTTGGTGGAGCTGGCTTTGGATCAAGAGATTATCGTCAACAGAGTAAACCAAAGCCTCAGCAGACCATGGGAGGATATGGCAATACTATGCCTGCTCCAGTTTACAATAATTATGGTGGTGGATCTTATGGCGGTTCATATGGTGGAAGCTACAGTAACAACTCTGGTCCAGACTGGTGGGGAAACTAA
- the LOC134712411 gene encoding ATP-dependent RNA helicase DDX3X-like isoform X4, producing MSNAPNQNGQGLDQQFAGLGLGDNSRPSYNNYNNVPKYWPNQANRFQGPPPNYKEGGNRGAYQPPNFNRGGGGGGGYAMNGGPPQSYSQPNGLEQKDSLTTKNGVDLETDMGNDRGGYSSYNRGARGGYTAGYQGNQGGGYQGGQGGYNQGGFQGNQAGYTNYNNRGGGYQGQQGGGYGRGGGGDRMNRQGSAPPFSGGYAGGSSRWDALKDDSRQPYTENRGGYNTSFDGGRGGGANGAGGYQNYQRRDMGRGGGQSRDSGLQINNRWDNRTEYNSPEGGYPEATKDNWTVPLPRNDRLENELFGGNNSGINFDKYDDIPVEATGENVPKCVDTFEETTLGEIIRNNIVLTKYSKPTPVQKYSLPIVLHKRDLMACAQTGSGKTAAFLVPILNRVYENGPAEQAAQEGRQYGRRKQFPLALILAPTRELASQIYDEARKFAYRSRVRPCVVYGGADIGSQMRDLDKGCHLLVATPGRLVDMIERGKIGLDHCKFLVLDEADRMLDMGFEPQIRRIVEKDTMPSCGIRQTLMFSATFPKEIQILARDFLENYIFLAVGRVGSTSENITQKVVWVEEGEKRSFLLDLLNAAAGPESLTLVFVETKKGADALEDFLIREGYPATSIHGDRSQKEREEALASFRNGDRPIIVATAVAARGLDIPNVKHVVNFDLPSDIEEYVHRIGRTGRVGNLGLATSFFNEKNKNIIRDLMDLLVESHQEVPSWLESMGYDARPSGSSRRGASKRFGGAGFGSRDYRQQSKPKPQQTMGGYGNTMPAPVYNNYGGGSYGGSYGGSYSNNSGPDWWGN from the exons AAGGTGGAAACCGAGGTGCTTATCAGCCACCAAACTTTAACCGAGGAGGCGGTGGTGGTGGAGGATATGCTATGAATGGAGGACCTCCACAGAGCTATAGTCAACCAA atGGACTTGAACAAAAGGACagtttaacaacaaaaaatggaGTGGATCTAGAAACAG ACATGGGAAATGATCGTGGTGGATATAGTTCTTACAATCGTGGAGCAAGAGGTGGTTACACAGCAGGATACCAGGGTAACCAAGGTGGAGGATACCAAGGAGGTCAAGGGGGTTATAACCAAGGTGGTTTCCAAGGAAACCAGGCAGGATACACCAACTATAACAATCGTGGTGGAGGTTATCAGGGCCAGCAAGGAGGAGG ATATGGCCGTGGAGGTGGTGGTGATAGAATGAACAGACAGGGCAGTGCACCACCTTTCTCTGGAGGATATGCAGGAGGCAGCTCCAGATGGGATGCTCTCAAAGACGACTCTCGTCAACCATACACTGAAAACCGTGGTGGATACAACACTAGCTTTGATGGTGGACGAGGAGGTGGAGCCAACGGAGCTGGTGGCTACCAAAACTACCAGCGACGTGATATGGGTAGAGGTGGAGGTCAGTCCCGTGACAGTGGCTTGCAGATAAATAACCGTTGGGACAACAGAACAGAATATAACAGTCCTGAAGGAGGTTACCCTGAAGCCACAAAGGACAACTGGACTGTTCCTCTTCCAAGAAATGACAGACTAgaaaa TGAATTGTTCGGTGGTAATAATAGTGGTATAAACTTTGACAAGTATGATGATATTCCTGTAGAAGCCACAGGAGAAAATGTACCAAAATGTGTAGATACT TTTGAGGAAACAACTTTGGGAGAAATTATTAGAAATAATATTGTACTGACAAAATACAGTAAACCTACACCTGTACAGAAATATTCTTTGCCTATTGTACTACACAAGAGAGATTTAATGGCTTGTGCACAAACAG GTTCTGGAAAGACTGCTGCCTTTTTAGTGCCAATTTTGAATCGTGTGTATGAGAATGGACCTGCTGAACAGGCTGCACAAGAG GGAAGACAGTATGGAAGAAGGAAACAATTTCCATTAGCTTTGATTTTGGCTCCAACCAGAGAGTTGGCCTCACAGATCTATGATGAAGCGAGAAAG TTTGCTTATCGTTCACGAGTTCGTCCCTGTGTAGTCTATGGAGGTGCTGATATAGGATCACAGATGAGAGATCTTGATAAAGGATGCCATCTCCTTGTGGCCACACCTGGTCGTCTTGTTGACATGATTGAAAGAGGAAAAATTGGTCTTGATCATTGCAA ATTTTTAGTTCTTGATGAGGCTGATAGGATGTTAGACATGGGATTTGAACCACAAATTAGAAGAATTGTTGAGAAAGATACTATGCCATCTTGTGGTATAAGACAAACACTTATGTTCAGCGCTACATTCCCCAAGGAAATTCAG ATTCTTGCCCGAGATTTCTTGGAAAACTACATTTTCTTGGCTGTTGGCAGAGTTGGAAGTACTAGTGAGAATATTACACAGAAAGTTGTGTGGGTAGAAGAAGGAGAAAAGAGGTCTTTCTTGTTGGACTTGTTGAATGCTGCAG CTGGTCCAGAATCATTGACATTAGTTTTTGTTGAAACCAAAAAGGGAGCAGATGCTCTAGAAGATTTCTTGATTCGTGAAGGTTACCCAGCAACCAGTATTCATGGAGATAGGTCACAGAAGGAGCGAGAAGAAGCATTGGCCAGCTTCAGAAATGGTGACCGACCAATTATTGTAGCCACTGCT GTGGCAGCAAGAGGATTGGATATTCCCAATGTGAAACATGTGGTTAACTTTGACCTTCCAAGTGATATTGAGGAATATGTTCACAGAATTGGTAGAACTGGCAGAGTAGGAAATCTTG GTTTGGCAACATCTTTCTTCAATGAGAAGAATAAGAACATTATTCGTGATTTAATGGATCTATTAGTAGAATCTCATCAGGAAGTGCCATCATGGTTAGAATCCATGGGATATGATGCTAGACCAAGTGGATCATCTAGACGAGGAGCATCTAAAAG ATTTGGTGGAGCTGGCTTTGGATCAAGAGATTATCGTCAACAGAGTAAACCAAAGCCTCAGCAGACCATGGGAGGATATGGCAATACTATGCCTGCTCCAGTTTACAATAATTATGGTGGTGGATCTTATGGCGGTTCATATGGTGGAAGCTACAGTAACAACTCTGGTCCAGACTGGTGGGGAAACTAA